From the genome of Cellvibrio japonicus Ueda107, one region includes:
- a CDS encoding GMC family oxidoreductase: protein MSNQEYDLVIVGSGIAGSIVAYQLGLQGKKVLILEAGQEVPVDRSGYMETFFKANAKTPESPYPPTTQNPSASTPDNPLGLPDPALENVPRYTVLQIGAWRNAKQCYFDYTAQDPGLNGSSPDAKFAFGSSYERIGGGTTWHWLGTSLRLFPSDFELKTRYGQGVDWPDGAAYYDALVPYYEQATNHIGVAGDKEAMDQIYSLFKVSPTGTYGQNYDYPMPGIVESLVDNAFNSPTVTALTVDGNPVDITPTPQGRNSLPGERRQCAGNTNCIPICPIQAKYDATVTLALAQQTGNVEVRYRSVASNIRVDDNSAEVTGIDFITYDTHSGIQTGSGTAVGKKYLLAAHAIETPKLLLMSNKNTHFPHGVANSSDQVGRNLMDHIMYLAWGLAKDPVYAYRGPLSTSGVESLRDGAFRSQRSAYRIEIGNEGWQWAANDPFTTLADFVFGQDNSQTNGNAVNAQGQALKFDPGLPDNAMLFGEQLVNTLNGIYTRQIRLGYLIEQLPDPGNRVELSDSLTDHLGLPRPKVTYRVRQDYERNAFVSAKQVSTEIFNAMGAREYTKAPPAPVFYGNPGEVTATNFQYQGNNFTFYGAGHIVGTYRMGNDKSSSVLNPRMQSWDHSNLYMAGSGVFPTVATGNPTLTIAALAFKVADHILEDLAAG, encoded by the coding sequence ATGAGCAATCAAGAATACGACCTGGTGATTGTGGGCTCGGGCATTGCCGGTTCCATCGTGGCCTACCAATTGGGCCTGCAAGGTAAAAAGGTGCTGATATTGGAAGCGGGGCAGGAAGTGCCCGTTGACCGCAGCGGCTATATGGAAACCTTTTTCAAGGCCAATGCCAAAACCCCGGAATCGCCCTATCCGCCAACCACCCAAAACCCGTCGGCATCGACCCCGGACAATCCCCTCGGCCTGCCCGACCCGGCCCTGGAAAATGTGCCGCGCTATACCGTGTTGCAGATAGGTGCCTGGCGCAACGCCAAGCAGTGTTATTTCGATTACACCGCGCAAGATCCCGGCCTGAACGGCAGCAGCCCCGACGCCAAGTTTGCCTTTGGCAGCTCCTATGAGCGTATCGGCGGCGGCACCACCTGGCACTGGCTCGGCACCAGCCTGCGGCTGTTTCCCAGCGATTTCGAGCTGAAGACCCGCTACGGCCAGGGCGTGGACTGGCCGGATGGCGCCGCCTATTACGATGCTCTGGTGCCCTATTACGAGCAGGCGACCAACCACATAGGCGTGGCGGGCGACAAGGAGGCCATGGATCAAATCTATAGCCTGTTCAAGGTTTCTCCCACCGGAACCTATGGCCAGAATTACGACTACCCCATGCCGGGTATCGTCGAATCCCTGGTGGATAATGCGTTTAACTCCCCGACCGTTACCGCCCTGACCGTCGACGGCAACCCGGTGGACATCACCCCCACGCCCCAGGGGCGCAACTCCCTGCCGGGTGAGCGCCGCCAATGCGCAGGGAATACCAACTGCATTCCTATCTGCCCCATCCAGGCCAAATACGATGCGACCGTCACCCTGGCCCTGGCGCAGCAAACCGGCAATGTGGAGGTGCGCTATCGCAGTGTCGCCAGCAATATCCGCGTGGATGACAACAGCGCCGAGGTCACCGGTATCGACTTTATTACCTACGATACCCACAGCGGGATACAGACAGGCTCAGGCACAGCAGTGGGCAAAAAGTACCTGCTCGCCGCCCACGCGATAGAGACGCCCAAGCTGCTGCTGATGTCCAACAAGAACACACACTTCCCCCATGGCGTGGCCAACTCCAGCGACCAGGTGGGGCGCAACCTGATGGATCACATCATGTACCTGGCCTGGGGCCTGGCGAAAGACCCGGTCTATGCCTACCGCGGCCCGCTCTCCACTTCGGGGGTGGAGTCCCTGCGCGACGGCGCCTTCCGTTCCCAGCGCTCGGCCTATCGCATCGAGATCGGCAATGAAGGCTGGCAATGGGCCGCCAACGACCCTTTCACCACCCTGGCGGACTTTGTGTTCGGCCAGGACAACAGCCAGACCAATGGCAATGCGGTCAATGCCCAGGGGCAGGCACTCAAGTTCGACCCCGGCCTGCCGGACAACGCCATGCTCTTTGGCGAGCAATTGGTGAATACCCTCAACGGGATTTACACCCGCCAAATCCGCCTGGGTTACCTGATCGAGCAACTGCCCGACCCAGGCAACCGCGTGGAGCTGTCGGACAGTCTCACCGATCACCTCGGCCTGCCGCGCCCGAAAGTCACCTACCGGGTGCGCCAGGACTACGAGCGCAACGCCTTCGTATCGGCCAAGCAGGTCTCCACCGAGATTTTCAATGCCATGGGCGCACGCGAGTACACCAAGGCACCGCCGGCGCCGGTGTTCTATGGCAACCCCGGCGAGGTGACCGCCACCAACTTCCAGTACCAGGGCAACAACTTCACCTTCTACGGTGCGGGGCATATTGTCGGCACCTACCGCATGGGCAACGACAAGAGCAGTTCCGTGCTCAATCCGCGCATGCAGTCCTGGGATCACAGCAACCTGTATATGGCCGGCAGCGGGGTATTCCCCACGGTAGCCACGGGTAACCCTACCCTGACTATCGCCGCCCTGGCCTTTAAGGTGGCCGATCACATACTGGAGGATCTGGCAGCCGGCTAA
- a CDS encoding GMC oxidoreductase, whose protein sequence is MASILHLFNRRPSPKDRFEALLRPHIELLYRMAYRWTGTQDRAEDLVQDVLVRLASRVEEMEAVEQLRPWLVRILYNRYVDDYRRQRLSPIDTRQSGWEPEAEEPAPDPGNRVELSDSLTDHLGLPRPKVTYRVRQDYERNAFVSAKQVSTEIFNAMGAREYTKAPPAPVFYGNPGEVTATNFQYQGNNFTFYGAGHIVGTYRMGNDKSSSVLNPRMQSWDHSNLYMAGSGVFPTVATGNPTLTIAALAFKVADHILEDLASI, encoded by the coding sequence TTGGCCAGTATCCTCCACCTGTTCAACCGCCGCCCTTCGCCCAAAGATCGCTTTGAGGCATTGCTACGCCCCCATATCGAACTGCTTTACCGCATGGCCTACCGCTGGACCGGCACCCAGGATCGCGCCGAAGACCTGGTGCAGGATGTGCTGGTGCGCCTGGCCAGCCGGGTAGAGGAAATGGAGGCAGTCGAGCAGTTGCGGCCCTGGTTAGTGCGCATCCTCTATAACCGCTATGTGGATGATTACCGCCGCCAGCGCCTTTCCCCCATAGACACCCGCCAAAGCGGCTGGGAACCGGAGGCAGAGGAGCCGGCGCCCGACCCAGGCAACCGCGTGGAACTGTCGGACAGTCTCACCGATCACCTCGGCCTGCCGCGCCCGAAAGTCACCTACCGGGTGCGCCAGGACTACGAGCGCAACGCCTTCGTATCGGCCAAGCAGGTCTCCACTGAGATTTTCAATGCCATGGGCGCACGCGAGTACACCAAGGCACCGCCGGCGCCGGTGTTCTATGGCAACCCCGGCGAGGTGACCGCCACCAACTTCCAGTACCAGGGCAACAACTTCACCTTCTACGGTGCGGGGCATATTGTCGGCACCTACCGCATGGGCAACGACAAGAGCAGTTCCGTGCTCAATCCGCGCATGCAGTCCTGGGATCACAGCAACCTGTATATGGCCGGCAGCGGGGTATTCCCCACGGTAGCCACGGGTAACCCTACCCTGACTATCGCCGCCCTGGCCTTTAAGGTGGCCGATCACATACTGGAGGATCTGGCCAGTATCTAA
- the gnd gene encoding decarboxylating NADP(+)-dependent phosphogluconate dehydrogenase, producing the protein MKPLSDIGLVGLAVMGENLILNMASKGYTVTAYNRSVDKVDNFLSGRAQGKTIRGARSIEELVASLAKPRKIMLMVKAGKAVDDFIEQLIPHLEPGDIIIDGGNTHFPDTDRRTAYLASKGLRFIGTGVSGGEEGALTGPSIMPGGSPEAWPYVKDIFQSISAKVDDGSPCCDWVGENGAGHFVKMVHNGIEYGDMQLICEAYQIMKEVLGLSADEMHQVFAEWNKGELDSYLIEITRDILAYKDDDGEPLVEKILDTAGQKGTGKWTGVIALDLGVPLTLISEAVFARCLSSQKAERVEAAKVIKGPAVNFTGDKQAFINDLRNAVFASKIISYAQGYLLMREAAKEYGWNLNYGGIALMWRGGCIIRSSFLGNIKEAFDKNPELKNLLLDDYFTKTVDAAQAGWRRVAAAAIVNGIPAPTITSALTYFDGYRTARLPANLLQAQRDYFGAHTYERIDRPRGEFFHTNWTGRGGNTASTTYNV; encoded by the coding sequence ATGAAACCACTTTCCGATATAGGCTTGGTTGGCTTGGCAGTGATGGGCGAAAACCTCATCCTCAACATGGCCAGCAAAGGCTATACCGTCACGGCATACAACCGCTCCGTAGACAAAGTTGACAATTTCCTCTCTGGCCGCGCCCAGGGCAAAACCATTCGCGGTGCCCGCTCCATCGAAGAACTGGTCGCCTCACTGGCCAAACCACGCAAAATCATGCTGATGGTAAAAGCCGGTAAAGCGGTAGATGATTTCATCGAGCAACTGATTCCCCACCTGGAACCAGGCGACATCATTATCGATGGCGGCAACACCCACTTCCCCGACACCGATCGTCGCACCGCCTACCTGGCCAGCAAAGGCCTGCGCTTTATCGGCACCGGCGTTTCCGGTGGCGAGGAAGGTGCACTGACCGGCCCCTCTATCATGCCCGGCGGTTCACCCGAGGCCTGGCCCTATGTCAAAGACATTTTCCAGAGCATCTCCGCCAAAGTGGACGATGGCAGCCCCTGCTGTGATTGGGTCGGCGAGAACGGTGCCGGTCACTTTGTAAAAATGGTGCACAACGGCATCGAATACGGCGATATGCAGTTGATCTGCGAAGCCTACCAGATCATGAAAGAAGTGCTCGGCCTGAGCGCGGACGAAATGCACCAGGTATTTGCCGAATGGAATAAAGGTGAACTCGATTCTTACCTGATCGAAATCACCCGCGATATTCTCGCGTACAAAGACGACGACGGCGAGCCGCTGGTTGAGAAAATCCTCGACACCGCCGGCCAGAAAGGTACCGGTAAGTGGACCGGCGTTATCGCCCTGGACCTGGGTGTACCGCTCACCCTGATTTCCGAAGCGGTATTTGCACGCTGCCTGTCTTCACAAAAAGCCGAGCGCGTTGAAGCCGCCAAAGTGATCAAGGGTCCCGCCGTGAATTTCACCGGCGACAAGCAAGCCTTTATCAACGACCTGCGCAATGCGGTATTTGCCTCCAAAATTATTTCCTACGCCCAGGGCTACCTGCTGATGCGCGAAGCGGCGAAAGAATACGGCTGGAACCTTAACTACGGCGGTATCGCCCTGATGTGGCGCGGCGGCTGTATTATTCGCTCGTCGTTCCTCGGCAATATCAAAGAAGCCTTCGACAAGAATCCCGAGTTGAAAAATCTGCTGCTGGACGACTACTTCACCAAAACTGTGGATGCGGCCCAGGCAGGCTGGCGCCGTGTCGCAGCGGCGGCAATTGTCAACGGCATTCCCGCCCCCACCATCACTTCCGCCCTCACCTATTTCGATGGCTACCGCACTGCCCGCTTGCCCGCCAACCTGCTGCAAGCCCAGCGCGATTACTTCGGCGCCCACACCTACGAGCGTATCGACAGGCCACGCGGTGAATTTTTCCACACCAACTGGACCGGTCGCGGCGGTAATACCGCGTCGACAACTTACAACGTGTAA
- a CDS encoding gluconate 2-dehydrogenase subunit 3 family protein, which yields MFGTPHPPQRDSHRLAATEPHSLNGRRQALKHLALLLGLSLSASSLEALAASFSVPTDMARRQKTLLDNNQLALVRELGEFIIPTTDTPGAIAAGVHDFINYQLAYCFSKADQALYLKQLDRFSSLAQAALGKSFLEAPSEQQVALLSTMEKGEAPFALEDRHFFKQLKALVIFGYYTSEIGASQELKYLPIPGGFKNLKFKDVGRNWSQT from the coding sequence ATGTTCGGCACTCCCCATCCTCCCCAACGGGATTCCCACCGATTGGCGGCGACAGAGCCCCATTCCCTTAACGGGCGGCGCCAGGCGCTCAAACACCTGGCACTGCTACTGGGGCTGTCGCTATCGGCAAGTTCGCTGGAAGCGCTGGCTGCCAGTTTTAGTGTGCCAACTGATATGGCGCGCCGCCAGAAAACCCTGCTGGATAACAACCAACTGGCCCTGGTGCGCGAACTGGGTGAATTCATTATTCCAACGACAGATACCCCCGGTGCCATTGCCGCCGGAGTGCACGACTTTATTAACTACCAGTTGGCCTATTGCTTTAGCAAAGCCGATCAGGCGCTCTACCTCAAACAGCTGGATCGCTTTTCCAGCCTGGCGCAAGCAGCCCTGGGTAAATCCTTCCTTGAAGCCCCGAGCGAACAACAGGTTGCACTCCTGAGCACGATGGAAAAAGGCGAGGCGCCGTTTGCTCTGGAGGACCGGCATTTCTTCAAACAACTGAAAGCCCTGGTGATTTTTGGCTATTACACCTCTGAGATAGGCGCAAGCCAGGAATTGAAATACCTGCCCATACCCGGCGGTTTTAAAAACCTGAAATTCAAGGATGTCGGCCGCAACTGGTCGCAGACCTGA
- a CDS encoding GMC oxidoreductase gives MSNSNTFYIKKAAEPFDAIVVGSGISGGWAAKELCEKGLKTLMVERGRNVEHRKDYIGEGVPPWKMPFRGQVEKELADNEYFVQQRCYAFNDATKHFFMNDKDYPYQTPKGRPWSWIRGNQLGGKSLLWHRQSYRMSELDFNANAIDGHGVDWPIRYADLAPWYDHVEVHAGISGSRENLAILPDSKFLPPFELNAVEKAMKVRIEKQWKDRKLIIGRCAHLSVPAPHHLAQGRIQCQARNECQKGCSFGAYFSTQSSTLPAAVKTGNLTVATDSIVHSVIYDPNTNRATGVRVIDAETLEVREYFAKVVFLCASTLGTTQIMLNSVSEQFPTGIANSSGALGHYLMDHLYGAGASGRVEGFGEEYYSGRRPTGIVIPRFRNLNPQKPDADFLRGYFLMGGAHRENWNAIGNQEGFGAELKQKIRTGGDWIFSLSGSGEMLPRYENQVSLHPTLKDKWGMPQLLIDCALTENDWNMFNDIADTCANILETIGVKNVSKHISAPDNWEPGLAIHEMGTARMGKDPKSSVLNGWNQAHDVPNLFVTDGACMSSCAWQNPSLTYMAISARAADYAAQQLKQGKL, from the coding sequence ATGAGCAATTCCAACACGTTTTATATTAAAAAAGCGGCCGAGCCCTTTGATGCGATTGTCGTAGGCTCCGGTATTTCCGGCGGCTGGGCTGCCAAGGAACTCTGTGAAAAAGGCCTGAAAACCCTGATGGTGGAGCGCGGGCGCAATGTGGAACACCGCAAGGACTATATCGGCGAAGGCGTTCCCCCCTGGAAGATGCCCTTCCGCGGCCAGGTTGAAAAAGAATTGGCCGATAATGAATATTTCGTGCAGCAACGCTGCTACGCGTTTAACGATGCCACCAAGCATTTTTTTATGAACGATAAGGACTACCCTTATCAAACACCGAAAGGCCGCCCCTGGTCGTGGATCCGCGGCAACCAATTGGGCGGCAAGTCCCTGCTCTGGCACCGTCAGTCCTATCGCATGAGTGAACTGGACTTCAACGCCAATGCCATCGATGGCCACGGCGTCGATTGGCCCATTCGCTACGCCGACCTCGCCCCCTGGTACGATCATGTGGAAGTTCACGCCGGCATCAGCGGCTCCCGTGAAAACCTTGCCATTTTACCGGACAGCAAATTCCTGCCGCCGTTTGAATTGAATGCGGTGGAAAAGGCGATGAAAGTCCGCATCGAAAAACAGTGGAAAGATCGCAAATTGATTATTGGCCGCTGCGCGCACTTGTCGGTGCCGGCGCCCCATCACCTGGCCCAGGGCCGCATCCAATGCCAGGCGCGCAATGAATGCCAAAAAGGCTGTTCCTTCGGCGCTTATTTTTCGACACAAAGTTCAACCCTGCCGGCGGCAGTCAAAACCGGCAACCTGACGGTTGCCACCGACAGCATTGTGCACAGTGTCATTTACGATCCCAACACCAACCGCGCAACCGGCGTTCGGGTGATTGATGCCGAAACCCTGGAGGTGCGCGAGTATTTTGCCAAGGTGGTGTTCCTGTGCGCATCAACCCTGGGCACCACACAAATCATGCTCAATTCTGTCAGTGAACAGTTTCCCACCGGTATTGCCAATTCATCCGGGGCACTGGGGCATTACCTGATGGATCACCTCTACGGTGCCGGTGCCAGCGGGCGCGTGGAAGGTTTTGGTGAGGAATATTATTCCGGCCGCCGCCCAACCGGCATCGTCATTCCGCGTTTCCGCAATTTGAATCCGCAAAAGCCCGATGCCGATTTCCTGCGCGGTTATTTCCTGATGGGCGGAGCCCACCGCGAAAACTGGAATGCAATCGGCAACCAGGAGGGCTTTGGTGCAGAACTAAAACAAAAAATCCGCACCGGTGGCGATTGGATTTTCAGCTTATCCGGTTCCGGTGAAATGTTGCCGCGCTACGAAAACCAGGTTTCCCTGCACCCGACCCTCAAAGACAAATGGGGTATGCCGCAACTCTTGATTGACTGTGCACTGACCGAAAACGATTGGAACATGTTTAACGACATCGCCGATACCTGCGCCAATATCCTGGAGACCATCGGTGTGAAAAATGTGAGCAAACACATCAGTGCCCCGGACAATTGGGAGCCGGGTTTGGCCATTCACGAAATGGGAACCGCGCGTATGGGCAAAGACCCGAAAAGTTCGGTGCTCAATGGCTGGAACCAGGCGCACGATGTGCCCAACCTGTTTGTGACCGACGGTGCCTGCATGAGCTCTTGTGCCTGGCAAAACCCCTCGCTCACCTATATGGCGATCAGTGCACGCGCGGCGGATTATGCGGCGCAACAATTAAAGCAAGGCAAACTCTAG
- a CDS encoding sugar phosphate isomerase/epimerase family protein — translation MTLKKQLQIIGMAGLLSSSIALSTGVLAAAPAPTSPQLSVQLWSVKDDVTADFEGTLTKLAAMGFQGVEFAGTFGKYADDPKGLKTFLDKLGLKASGAHVPFEKLNDANFEATVAFYKAIDCHYLIIPMDKRAFTAEGAKEVAAELQLIQEKLAPHGMHTGYHNHKEEMLGEQGKTPWDVIGQGTSKAVILQQDVGWTEVAGKDPIDVIKAYPGRTLTTHYKASAPAEGNSEHPIIGQDTTDWKALINANKTWGGTLWLVVEQESYPEGMTPMQSVEASLKGLQRIIADMQ, via the coding sequence ATGACTCTAAAAAAACAGCTACAAATCATCGGCATGGCAGGTTTACTGTCCTCTTCGATTGCGCTCTCCACTGGCGTATTGGCCGCAGCACCTGCGCCCACATCACCGCAACTCAGCGTGCAGCTCTGGTCGGTGAAAGATGATGTTACGGCCGACTTTGAAGGCACCTTGACCAAACTTGCGGCCATGGGTTTCCAGGGGGTAGAGTTTGCCGGTACCTTTGGCAAATACGCTGACGATCCCAAGGGGCTGAAAACTTTTCTCGACAAACTGGGTTTGAAAGCTTCCGGCGCCCATGTGCCCTTTGAAAAACTTAACGACGCCAACTTTGAGGCGACGGTCGCCTTCTACAAAGCGATCGATTGCCATTACCTGATTATCCCGATGGATAAGCGCGCCTTCACCGCAGAGGGCGCGAAAGAGGTGGCAGCTGAATTACAGTTGATCCAGGAAAAACTGGCGCCCCACGGCATGCACACGGGTTACCACAACCACAAGGAAGAAATGTTGGGTGAGCAAGGCAAAACCCCCTGGGATGTGATTGGCCAGGGTACGTCCAAGGCCGTAATCCTGCAGCAGGATGTCGGTTGGACAGAGGTTGCGGGAAAAGACCCGATTGACGTTATCAAAGCCTATCCGGGCCGCACCCTGACGACTCACTACAAAGCCTCGGCTCCCGCCGAAGGCAATAGTGAACACCCCATCATTGGCCAGGACACCACTGACTGGAAAGCACTCATTAATGCCAATAAAACCTGGGGCGGCACCCTGTGGCTGGTTGTAGAGCAAGAGTCCTACCCTGAGGGTATGACCCCCATGCAAAGTGTCGAAGCCTCATTGAAAGGCCTGCAACGCATTATTGCGGATATGCAGTAA
- the ce2C gene encoding bifunctional acetylxylan esterase/glucomannan deacetylase has protein sequence MKPHALIGLLAGMLLSSSLYAADSTKPLPLHIGGRVLVESPANQPVSYTYSWPAVYFETAFKGQSLTLKFDDDQNIFRLIVDDKAPVVINKPGKVDYPVESLAPGKHRVRLEKLTETQSTSGRFLGFYTDPSAKPLALPKRKRQIEFIGDSFTVGYGNTSPSRECTDEELFKTTNSQMAFGPLTAKAFDADYQINASSGFGIVRNYNGTSPDKSLLSLYPYTLNNPDQLYHNKHWKPQVIVIGLGTNDFSTALNDNERWKTREALHADYVANYVKFVKQLHSNNARAQFILMNSDQSNGEIAEQVGKVVAQLKGGGLHQVEQIVFKGLDYSGCHWHPSANDDQLLANLLITHLQQKKGIW, from the coding sequence ATGAAACCACATGCACTCATCGGCCTGCTGGCCGGTATGCTATTGTCTTCCAGCCTTTATGCAGCCGACTCAACCAAGCCGCTCCCACTGCATATCGGCGGCCGCGTTTTGGTAGAAAGCCCGGCAAACCAACCCGTATCCTATACGTACTCCTGGCCTGCCGTGTATTTTGAAACCGCCTTTAAAGGCCAATCCTTAACCCTGAAATTTGATGATGACCAGAATATTTTCCGCCTGATTGTGGATGATAAGGCACCCGTGGTTATCAATAAGCCGGGCAAGGTCGATTACCCGGTCGAATCCCTGGCGCCGGGCAAGCACCGGGTCAGGCTCGAAAAACTCACCGAAACCCAATCCACCAGCGGGCGCTTCCTGGGTTTTTATACTGACCCATCCGCCAAGCCACTGGCGCTGCCCAAGCGCAAGCGCCAGATCGAATTTATCGGTGACTCCTTTACCGTTGGTTATGGCAATACATCGCCCAGCCGGGAGTGTACGGACGAAGAATTATTTAAAACCACCAACTCACAAATGGCGTTTGGCCCTTTGACGGCGAAAGCCTTTGACGCGGATTATCAAATCAATGCCTCGTCCGGATTCGGTATTGTGCGCAATTACAACGGCACCTCGCCCGATAAAAGCCTGTTATCACTTTATCCCTATACCCTGAACAATCCCGACCAGCTTTACCACAACAAACATTGGAAACCGCAAGTGATTGTGATTGGTTTAGGTACGAACGATTTTTCCACCGCGCTCAATGACAATGAGCGCTGGAAAACCCGCGAGGCCTTGCACGCCGACTATGTGGCGAACTATGTCAAATTCGTTAAACAGTTACATAGCAACAACGCCAGGGCCCAGTTTATTTTGATGAATTCTGACCAATCGAATGGAGAAATTGCCGAGCAGGTTGGCAAGGTAGTGGCGCAGCTTAAGGGTGGCGGTCTCCATCAGGTAGAGCAGATTGTTTTTAAAGGATTGGACTACAGCGGCTGTCATTGGCACCCCTCGGCCAACGATGATCAACTGCTGGCCAATCTGCTAATTACCCATTTGCAGCAGAAAAAAGGTATCTGGTAA